One Salvia miltiorrhiza cultivar Shanhuang (shh) chromosome 6, IMPLAD_Smil_shh, whole genome shotgun sequence genomic window, CAGGCCTACGTGCAGCAGCTGGAGAATAGCCGTCTGAAGCTGACTCAACTGGAGCAGGAGGTGCAGCAGGCACGCCAGCAGGGCGTGATCGTTTCAAGCAATGGAGATCAATCCAATGCCGGAACTGGCAACGGTGCGATCTCTGTTACTACGGAGGCCCTTTCTATTCTCTCTATGATCGAATTATGAAAGCTGAGACAAGGGTTCATTGCTTTCATTTTTGCAGGGGCCTTAGCTTTTGATATGGAATATACAAGGTGGGTGGAAGAGCAGAACAGAAGGATAAACGAGCTGAGGGCGGCCGTTAACTCACACGTGAGCGATGCAGAGCTCGTTACGATCGTGGAGAACACTGCGACACACTTCAACGAGATCTTCACGCTGAAAGGCAACGCAGCCAAGGCGGAGGTGTTTCACATCTTATCAGGAATGTGGAAGACTCCAGCGGAGAGGTGTTTTCTGTGGATTGGTGGTTTTCGGCCGTCGGAACTTCTGAAGGTCCGTCGTTCGACCTTTGTGGGAACAGATCCACATTGTTTTGTGTGTGTTGAACTAGCGTGTGATGGGTTTGTGCAGATTCTGGTGAGCCAGCTTGAGCCTCTAACGGAGCAGCAGCTGACGGGGATCTGTAACCTGCAGCAGTCGTCAAACCAGGCAGAAGACGCACTCTCACAGGGTATGGAGGCATTGCAGCAGTCTCTAGCGGAGACGTTGGCCAGTGGTTCGAGTGCGAATGTGGCGAATTATATGGGTCAGATGGCGATGGCGATGGGGAAACTAGGCACTCTTGAAGGTTTTCTACAACAGGTGAAGGTGATGCTTCCCTTTTTATAATTGACGCTTCCTCGGATCTTGACTGGATTGTTTTGATGGTTATTGGTAGGCGGACAACTTGAGACAACAAACTCTACAACAGATGCATCGCACGCTGACGACGCGACAGTCGGCTCGTGCTCTTCTGTTGATACACGACTACTTCTCGAGGCTTCGAGCCCTTAGCTCTCTGTGGCTTGCAAGGCCCAAAGAAGGCTAAATTGATACATATATATCAATCATGATTGTGCAATGCAATTGGTGAAGGTTAGATataaatttgtaatttattgaaaattggGACATAAAGTGTTGCTTACCCCCGAAAGGAGGAACATGTAGCTTAGAATAGGAGCAATACTCATAGGGAGATGATGATTGATCATACAACTCAATCAAATGAAGTTACTTAGCATCTTCAATTCTCTTTAATGGCAGCTACATGCTCTCCCTCTGCAACAAATTCAAATACTGTTGCAGAATCTTGCTTTAACTTCAAACTCAGCTCACTATTGTCTTGCTATCTCTGATTTCACACAACACTCCCTCGACTTAAACATCGATTACTGGAAACAAACAAGATTCATATCACAACAATGTCAACATCATGCCCAATTTCAACTTAGATAACATACATCAATttcaaagtggctattttccaAAATCCACATTATTTTGCCCCCAAAAATAATGTAAATTTATCTCAAGACAATTTTTTTGGTACGTGACTAAGATCATCGCAAATTTAATGTCAAGTACTTCACACAAAATGCAttgtgtaatatttttttttttcaaatgagaGTTCAAAATGACTTCCTTTCGTAAGttggatttaaaataaaaaatagaaatataaacTTACATATcattaaacaaaaaaatcgTTTTTGCACATATTTCAGCTTCAAATTAGAGATAATAGTTATGGATATTAATTGACTAAAGTGGATAAAACAGAAGTGATAATTCGGATAACACTTGAATATTTGATCTTATGCAGAATACGTGAATAATATAGGTTTTCCTTTACTCTGGAATACCATTCCTGCCACCAGACGAAACCGGGGGCTTCCGGAAAGCAGCTGTTCGAGCCAACAGACGAGCCGTTTTATTGTCTGGGTGGACCCTGTCTCTCCTCATTCTCTCGCCGAACCCATCAGCCGGGGCCGTCTTGGCATTTATGTAGGCATACAAGAGCGAGTGGAAAGGCCCGCGCTTCTTGGTGTAACCGGCGTATCTCATCCTCGTGAATATCTTCTCCGTGTTCTGCACGTCGCCTCTGCCCGCATATCCATCCAAGACTTTCAAGTATGATCCAAAATTAGGTTTCCTCCTGTTGTGTTGAATTGCCTCCTCAAGAATGGCGTCTGCCTTCTCCACGTCTCCGACTCCTACATAAAGCTTCACCAAGGCATCCCAAGCTTGCACGCGGACATTGGTGCAGCTCTCTCTCAGCCGTCTGAACAGATCCTCCCCTTCACTCACCATTCTGTGATCTGCATACACATTTAGCAGAATCGCATAGTACTTCGAAGAGGGCTTCCCCAGAATTTTGAACATTTCTTCAAAAACCGCCTCAGCATCTTTAATTCTCTTGAGCCGCCCCCATGCTTTGATGGCAACTATGCACTCTCCTAGAGTAGGATTCGATTCACATGCTCTCCAGATTCTCCCAACTTCGTTGTCCTTTCCAAGTGAAGCATAAACCGGAAGCAGAAAATAACAGGCAGCACGGTTTTTGACTAGATCGCCTCCTTCCATCTCTTTCAACACCGCCTCAGCCTTATCTTTTAGGCCACCAGCAATGTAGTACTTAGCCAAGGATGCTCGATGACGCAACCTAGGTTCCACACCATCAGACTTCATTTTCTCAAAGATTTGCTCCACTTCATGGATATTATTAGAATGCCCCTTCACATCAATCAAGATTTGGTAAGTGAGACTCGACGGTTTGATCTTTTCTTTCTCCATCAATGACACCAAATCAGTAAATCTCTTCCTATCAAACCTCTTGTACAGAAAAAGCATCTTGTTGTACGAAGCGCATTTCAAAGGAAACAAGTTCTTCATTGTTCTGAAAAGCTTCTCTGCTTTATGCACATTGGATGCAATCACATAAGCTCTTAATAAAGTATTGAAAACAATTTCAGTTCTAAAAGATTCAGGAATTTGTCGAATATACTCCTCTGCCTTGAACGTGCCTTGCACCTTCGCAATCACATCAACACGAGTAGAATAGTCACTCTCAGTAAACTCAATCTTCTCTCTCGAATCCAGCCAGTCAAAAAGCTGCACAGGTAGATAGATATCATCACCACCTCCATAATCtcatacgaatatatgcataaTGCATACATGGCTTAGAAGCAGAAGTTAGGAGATTCAAGACAATGCATACTGTTAGAGATATGACTCTAGCAAGCAAGCCTAGCAGACCACATAATTGTGCCTCATGTCTCTTTGTTTTTGCAGCCATTTGGTG contains:
- the LOC130990211 gene encoding transcription factor HBP-1b(c38)-like isoform X3; its protein translation is MARATVNIGGDANRRASSGMPSFISQAPLSNTIGKEANAAQTSVRPDLGGLEQYIGFRVGDASNASHVLNSQTMSPDPRNQSGAFDMYVQSSASTNANFSRDFRSGAGQVQKGLQQNLVSATGAQDENWRESNMADSSSHTETSTDMDPDDKNYKFEIGQSTAVGASDSGDRSKTLRRLAQNREAARKSRLRKKAYVQQLENSRLKLTQLEQEVQQARQQGVIVSSNGDQSNAGTGNGALAFDMEYTRWVEEQNRRINELRAAVNSHVSDAELVTIVENTATHFNEIFTLKGNAAKAEVFHILSGMWKTPAERCFLWIGGFRPSELLKILVSQLEPLTEQQLTGICNLQQSSNQAEDALSQGMEALQQSLAETLASGSSANVANYMGQMAMAMGKLGTLEGFLQQADNLRQQTLQQMHRTLTTRQSARALLLIHDYFSRLRALSSLWLARPKEG
- the LOC130990211 gene encoding transcription factor HBP-1b(c38)-like isoform X1, producing MARATVNIGGDANRRASSGMPSFISQAPLSNTIGKEANAAQTSVRPDLGGLEQYIGFRVGDASNASHVFNPVLNSQTMSPDPRNQSGAFDMYVQSSASTNANFSRDFRSGAGQVQKGLQQNLVSATGAQDENWRESNMADSSSHTETSTDMDPDDKNYKFEIGQSTAVGASDSGDRSKTLRRLAQNREAARKSRLRKKAYVQQLENSRLKLTQLEQEVQQARQQGVIVSSNGDQSNAGTGNGALAFDMEYTRWVEEQNRRINELRAAVNSHVSDAELVTIVENTATHFNEIFTLKGNAAKAEVFHILSGMWKTPAERCFLWIGGFRPSELLKILVSQLEPLTEQQLTGICNLQQSSNQAEDALSQGMEALQQSLAETLASGSSANVANYMGQMAMAMGKLGTLEGFLQQADNLRQQTLQQMHRTLTTRQSARALLLIHDYFSRLRALSSLWLARPKEG
- the LOC130990211 gene encoding transcription factor HBP-1b(c38)-like isoform X2; amino-acid sequence: MARATVNIGGDANRRASSGMPSFISQAPLSNTIGKEANAAQTSVRPDLGGLEQYIGFRVGDASNASHVFNPVLNSQTMSPDPRNQSGAFDMSSASTNANFSRDFRSGAGQVQKGLQQNLVSATGAQDENWRESNMADSSSHTETSTDMDPDDKNYKFEIGQSTAVGASDSGDRSKTLRRLAQNREAARKSRLRKKAYVQQLENSRLKLTQLEQEVQQARQQGVIVSSNGDQSNAGTGNGALAFDMEYTRWVEEQNRRINELRAAVNSHVSDAELVTIVENTATHFNEIFTLKGNAAKAEVFHILSGMWKTPAERCFLWIGGFRPSELLKILVSQLEPLTEQQLTGICNLQQSSNQAEDALSQGMEALQQSLAETLASGSSANVANYMGQMAMAMGKLGTLEGFLQQADNLRQQTLQQMHRTLTTRQSARALLLIHDYFSRLRALSSLWLARPKEG
- the LOC130990211 gene encoding transcription factor HBP-1b(c38)-like isoform X4; the protein is MARATVNIGGDANRRASSGMPSFISQAPLSNTIGKEANAAQTSVRPDLGGLEQYIGFRVGDASNASHVLNSQTMSPDPRNQSGAFDMSSASTNANFSRDFRSGAGQVQKGLQQNLVSATGAQDENWRESNMADSSSHTETSTDMDPDDKNYKFEIGQSTAVGASDSGDRSKTLRRLAQNREAARKSRLRKKAYVQQLENSRLKLTQLEQEVQQARQQGVIVSSNGDQSNAGTGNGALAFDMEYTRWVEEQNRRINELRAAVNSHVSDAELVTIVENTATHFNEIFTLKGNAAKAEVFHILSGMWKTPAERCFLWIGGFRPSELLKILVSQLEPLTEQQLTGICNLQQSSNQAEDALSQGMEALQQSLAETLASGSSANVANYMGQMAMAMGKLGTLEGFLQQADNLRQQTLQQMHRTLTTRQSARALLLIHDYFSRLRALSSLWLARPKEG
- the LOC130990210 gene encoding pentatricopeptide repeat-containing protein At1g15480, mitochondrial-like, with protein sequence MWALRRASIYLRNRGSARICSAKSQIASCYSENYNAEFTASQVRRRFCNSSSSWKSSPVVQYVSSLIGAKSSGDHNGVSEDASSGLETRDDDDDDDDDELEVLDDENDVGEVKSPKTVGLTKVVLSVPPNELRRALDEWVEAGNQVTPTDASFTLQFLSKRHLFGSALKLFDWLDSREKIEFTESDYSTRVDVIAKVQGTFKAEEYIRQIPESFRTEIVFNTLLRAYVIASNVHKAEKLFRTMKNLFPLKCASYNKMLFLYKRFDRKRFTDLVSLMEKEKIKPSSLTYQILIDVKGHSNNIHEVEQIFEKMKSDGVEPRLRHRASLAKYYIAGGLKDKAEAVLKEMEGGDLVKNRAACYFLLPVYASLGKDNEVGRIWRACESNPTLGECIVAIKAWGRLKRIKDAEAVFEEMFKILGKPSSKYYAILLNVYADHRMVSEGEDLFRRLRESCTNVRVQAWDALVKLYVGVGDVEKADAILEEAIQHNRRKPNFGSYLKVLDGYAGRGDVQNTEKIFTRMRYAGYTKKRGPFHSLLYAYINAKTAPADGFGERMRRDRVHPDNKTARLLARTAAFRKPPVSSGGRNGIPE